Proteins from a single region of Urocitellus parryii isolate mUroPar1 chromosome 4, mUroPar1.hap1, whole genome shotgun sequence:
- the Zbtb6 gene encoding zinc finger and BTB domain-containing protein 6 isoform X2, which translates to MTTNLVLKGKSRFLNCLNFLKFNLFTFLFFRSAKMSERSDLLHFKFENYGDSMLQKMNKLREENKFCDVTVLIDDIEVQGHKIVFAAGSPFLRDQFLLNDSREVKISILQSSEVGRQLLLSCYSGVLEFPEMELVNYLTAASFLQMSHIVERCTQALWKFIKPKQPMDSKEGCEPQSASPQSKEQQGDARGSPKQDSPCIHPSEDSMDMEDSDIQIVKVESIGDVSEVRSKKDQNQFISSEPTALHSSEPQHSLINSTVENRVSEIEQNHLHNYALSYTGSDNIIMTSKDVFGPNIRGVDKGLQWHHQCPKCTRVFRHLENYANHLKMHKLFMCLLCGKTFTQKGNLHRHMRVHAGIKPFQCKICGKTFSQKCSLQDHLNLHSGDKPHKCNYCDMVFAHKPVLRKHLKQLHGKNSFDNANERNVQDLTVDFDSFACTTVTDSKGCQPQPDATQVLDAGFGVGYWNASAVTQLHTRLLHGCWGGLTKGNGSRPETGKKKGGSPAFECFPVVPGG; encoded by the exons ATGACAACAAATTTGGTTTTGAAAGGTAAATCCAGGTTTCTTAATTGTTTAAATTTCCTTAAATTCaacctttttacatttttgttctttaggTCTGCCAAAATGTCTGAAAGATCAGATCTCCTTCACTTCAAGTTTGAAAATTATGGAGATTCAATGttacaaaaaatgaacaaattaagagAAGAGAATAAATTTTGTGATGTTACAGTTCTCATAGATGATATTGAGGTACAGGGGCATAAAATTGTGTTTGCTGCAGGTTCCCCCTTCCTAAGAGACCAGTTTTTACTGAATGATTCCAGAGAGGTGAAAATCTCAATATTACAGAGTTCTGAAGTGGGGAGACAATTGCTCTTATCCTGTTATAGTGGTGTGCTGGAATTCCCTGAGATGGAACTGGTAAATTACTTGACTGCTGCGAGTTTTCTTCAGATGAGCCACATTGTAGAACGATGCACACAGGCCCTGTGGAAGTTTATAAAGCCAAAACAACCAATGGATAGTAAAGAGGGATGTGAACCACAGAGTGCTTCTCCCCAGTCAAAAGAACAGCAGGGAGATGCCAGAGGCTCCCCAAAGCAGGACTCACCTTGTATTCATCCATCTGAAGACAGTATGGATATGGAGGACAGTGATATTCAGATTGTTAAGGTAGAATCTATTGGGGATGTATCTGAGGTTAGAAGTAAGAAAGATCAGAACCAGTTTATTTCTTCTGAACCCACTGCTTTACACTCATCAGAGCCCCAGCACTCCCTGATAAATTCAACTGTGGAAAACAGAGTAAGTGAAATAGAACAAAACCATCTCCACAATTATGCCCTTTCTTATACAGGCAGTGATAACATCATCATGACCTCAAAAGATGTTTTTGGGCCTAATATTCGAGGTGTAGACAAAGGCTTACAGTGGCATCACCAGTGCCCAAAGTGTACCAGGGTGTTTCGTCACCTGGAGAACTAcgccaaccatttaaaaatgcacaaacTCTTTATGTGTCTACTCTGCGGCAAGACTTTTACTCAGAAAGGCAATCTTCATCGACACATGCGCGTACATGCCGGAATTAAACCTTTCCAGTGTAAAATCTGTGGGAAAACCTTTTCTCAGAAGTGTTCCTTACAGGATCATCTTAACCTTCACAGTGGAGATAAGCCCCATAAGTGTAACTATTGTGACATGGTTTTTGCACATAAGCCAGTTTTGAGGAAACACCTTAAGCAGCTGCATGGCAAAAACAGCTTTGATAATGCCAATGAGAGAAATGTGCAAGACCTCACAGTGGATTTTGATTCTTTTGCATGTACGACAGTCACAGACTCTAAAGGGTGTCAGCCACAGCCTGACGCAACACAGGTCCTGGATGCAG GTTTCGGCGTTGGGTACTGGAACGCAAGTGCCGTGACCCAACTTCACACTCGTCTCCTACATGGATGTTGGGGAGGACTCACGAAGGGAAATGGCTCGCGTCCCGAAactgggaagaagaaaggaggctCGCCGGCATTTGAGTGCTTTCCTGTCGTTCCAGGAG GCTAA
- the Zbtb6 gene encoding zinc finger and BTB domain-containing protein 6 isoform X3: MSERSDLLHFKFENYGDSMLQKMNKLREENKFCDVTVLIDDIEVQGHKIVFAAGSPFLRDQFLLNDSREVKISILQSSEVGRQLLLSCYSGVLEFPEMELVNYLTAASFLQMSHIVERCTQALWKFIKPKQPMDSKEGCEPQSASPQSKEQQGDARGSPKQDSPCIHPSEDSMDMEDSDIQIVKVESIGDVSEVRSKKDQNQFISSEPTALHSSEPQHSLINSTVENRVSEIEQNHLHNYALSYTGSDNIIMTSKDVFGPNIRGVDKGLQWHHQCPKCTRVFRHLENYANHLKMHKLFMCLLCGKTFTQKGNLHRHMRVHAGIKPFQCKICGKTFSQKCSLQDHLNLHSGDKPHKCNYCDMVFAHKPVLRKHLKQLHGKNSFDNANERNVQDLTVDFDSFACTTVTDSKGCQPQPDATQVLDAGFGVGYWNASAVTQLHTRLLHGCWGGLTKGNGSRPETGKKKGGSPAFECFPVVPGGRGSEEKSQMSFRGAQAAPRVSNKAD, translated from the exons ATGTCTGAAAGATCAGATCTCCTTCACTTCAAGTTTGAAAATTATGGAGATTCAATGttacaaaaaatgaacaaattaagagAAGAGAATAAATTTTGTGATGTTACAGTTCTCATAGATGATATTGAGGTACAGGGGCATAAAATTGTGTTTGCTGCAGGTTCCCCCTTCCTAAGAGACCAGTTTTTACTGAATGATTCCAGAGAGGTGAAAATCTCAATATTACAGAGTTCTGAAGTGGGGAGACAATTGCTCTTATCCTGTTATAGTGGTGTGCTGGAATTCCCTGAGATGGAACTGGTAAATTACTTGACTGCTGCGAGTTTTCTTCAGATGAGCCACATTGTAGAACGATGCACACAGGCCCTGTGGAAGTTTATAAAGCCAAAACAACCAATGGATAGTAAAGAGGGATGTGAACCACAGAGTGCTTCTCCCCAGTCAAAAGAACAGCAGGGAGATGCCAGAGGCTCCCCAAAGCAGGACTCACCTTGTATTCATCCATCTGAAGACAGTATGGATATGGAGGACAGTGATATTCAGATTGTTAAGGTAGAATCTATTGGGGATGTATCTGAGGTTAGAAGTAAGAAAGATCAGAACCAGTTTATTTCTTCTGAACCCACTGCTTTACACTCATCAGAGCCCCAGCACTCCCTGATAAATTCAACTGTGGAAAACAGAGTAAGTGAAATAGAACAAAACCATCTCCACAATTATGCCCTTTCTTATACAGGCAGTGATAACATCATCATGACCTCAAAAGATGTTTTTGGGCCTAATATTCGAGGTGTAGACAAAGGCTTACAGTGGCATCACCAGTGCCCAAAGTGTACCAGGGTGTTTCGTCACCTGGAGAACTAcgccaaccatttaaaaatgcacaaacTCTTTATGTGTCTACTCTGCGGCAAGACTTTTACTCAGAAAGGCAATCTTCATCGACACATGCGCGTACATGCCGGAATTAAACCTTTCCAGTGTAAAATCTGTGGGAAAACCTTTTCTCAGAAGTGTTCCTTACAGGATCATCTTAACCTTCACAGTGGAGATAAGCCCCATAAGTGTAACTATTGTGACATGGTTTTTGCACATAAGCCAGTTTTGAGGAAACACCTTAAGCAGCTGCATGGCAAAAACAGCTTTGATAATGCCAATGAGAGAAATGTGCAAGACCTCACAGTGGATTTTGATTCTTTTGCATGTACGACAGTCACAGACTCTAAAGGGTGTCAGCCACAGCCTGACGCAACACAGGTCCTGGATGCAG GTTTCGGCGTTGGGTACTGGAACGCAAGTGCCGTGACCCAACTTCACACTCGTCTCCTACATGGATGTTGGGGAGGACTCACGAAGGGAAATGGCTCGCGTCCCGAAactgggaagaagaaaggaggctCGCCGGCATTTGAGTGCTTTCCTGTCGTTCCAGGAGGTAGGGGGTCTGAGGAAAAGTCTCAGATGTCCTTCCGGGGCGCCCAGGCGGCTCCCCGAGTGAGCAATAAAGCTGATTGA
- the Zbtb6 gene encoding zinc finger and BTB domain-containing protein 6 isoform X1 has product MTTNLVLKGKSRFLNCLNFLKFNLFTFLFFRSAKMSERSDLLHFKFENYGDSMLQKMNKLREENKFCDVTVLIDDIEVQGHKIVFAAGSPFLRDQFLLNDSREVKISILQSSEVGRQLLLSCYSGVLEFPEMELVNYLTAASFLQMSHIVERCTQALWKFIKPKQPMDSKEGCEPQSASPQSKEQQGDARGSPKQDSPCIHPSEDSMDMEDSDIQIVKVESIGDVSEVRSKKDQNQFISSEPTALHSSEPQHSLINSTVENRVSEIEQNHLHNYALSYTGSDNIIMTSKDVFGPNIRGVDKGLQWHHQCPKCTRVFRHLENYANHLKMHKLFMCLLCGKTFTQKGNLHRHMRVHAGIKPFQCKICGKTFSQKCSLQDHLNLHSGDKPHKCNYCDMVFAHKPVLRKHLKQLHGKNSFDNANERNVQDLTVDFDSFACTTVTDSKGCQPQPDATQVLDAGFGVGYWNASAVTQLHTRLLHGCWGGLTKGNGSRPETGKKKGGSPAFECFPVVPGGRGSEEKSQMSFRGAQAAPRVSNKAD; this is encoded by the exons ATGACAACAAATTTGGTTTTGAAAGGTAAATCCAGGTTTCTTAATTGTTTAAATTTCCTTAAATTCaacctttttacatttttgttctttaggTCTGCCAAAATGTCTGAAAGATCAGATCTCCTTCACTTCAAGTTTGAAAATTATGGAGATTCAATGttacaaaaaatgaacaaattaagagAAGAGAATAAATTTTGTGATGTTACAGTTCTCATAGATGATATTGAGGTACAGGGGCATAAAATTGTGTTTGCTGCAGGTTCCCCCTTCCTAAGAGACCAGTTTTTACTGAATGATTCCAGAGAGGTGAAAATCTCAATATTACAGAGTTCTGAAGTGGGGAGACAATTGCTCTTATCCTGTTATAGTGGTGTGCTGGAATTCCCTGAGATGGAACTGGTAAATTACTTGACTGCTGCGAGTTTTCTTCAGATGAGCCACATTGTAGAACGATGCACACAGGCCCTGTGGAAGTTTATAAAGCCAAAACAACCAATGGATAGTAAAGAGGGATGTGAACCACAGAGTGCTTCTCCCCAGTCAAAAGAACAGCAGGGAGATGCCAGAGGCTCCCCAAAGCAGGACTCACCTTGTATTCATCCATCTGAAGACAGTATGGATATGGAGGACAGTGATATTCAGATTGTTAAGGTAGAATCTATTGGGGATGTATCTGAGGTTAGAAGTAAGAAAGATCAGAACCAGTTTATTTCTTCTGAACCCACTGCTTTACACTCATCAGAGCCCCAGCACTCCCTGATAAATTCAACTGTGGAAAACAGAGTAAGTGAAATAGAACAAAACCATCTCCACAATTATGCCCTTTCTTATACAGGCAGTGATAACATCATCATGACCTCAAAAGATGTTTTTGGGCCTAATATTCGAGGTGTAGACAAAGGCTTACAGTGGCATCACCAGTGCCCAAAGTGTACCAGGGTGTTTCGTCACCTGGAGAACTAcgccaaccatttaaaaatgcacaaacTCTTTATGTGTCTACTCTGCGGCAAGACTTTTACTCAGAAAGGCAATCTTCATCGACACATGCGCGTACATGCCGGAATTAAACCTTTCCAGTGTAAAATCTGTGGGAAAACCTTTTCTCAGAAGTGTTCCTTACAGGATCATCTTAACCTTCACAGTGGAGATAAGCCCCATAAGTGTAACTATTGTGACATGGTTTTTGCACATAAGCCAGTTTTGAGGAAACACCTTAAGCAGCTGCATGGCAAAAACAGCTTTGATAATGCCAATGAGAGAAATGTGCAAGACCTCACAGTGGATTTTGATTCTTTTGCATGTACGACAGTCACAGACTCTAAAGGGTGTCAGCCACAGCCTGACGCAACACAGGTCCTGGATGCAG GTTTCGGCGTTGGGTACTGGAACGCAAGTGCCGTGACCCAACTTCACACTCGTCTCCTACATGGATGTTGGGGAGGACTCACGAAGGGAAATGGCTCGCGTCCCGAAactgggaagaagaaaggaggctCGCCGGCATTTGAGTGCTTTCCTGTCGTTCCAGGAGGTAGGGGGTCTGAGGAAAAGTCTCAGATGTCCTTCCGGGGCGCCCAGGCGGCTCCCCGAGTGAGCAATAAAGCTGATTGA